The DNA window ATCGTACAACCCGCTGCTGGATCGATCCGGCAGGACGTATCGCGTGGCGAAGCGAGCACCGTGTCATCGAGCGAAACTCGAAGACCGCCATCACCCTGTCGATCGCGTCGATCTGCCTCTCAAAATCGGCGGTCTGGCGCACCTGCGAGGTGATGTCGGTAGCTCGATGCCAACCAGAAACTTTTGCAGGTGAGGGGCTATGGGCTCGATGGGATCCGTGGCAAGCACCACGAATGAGACCGATCAGGTGCGCTCGGCCGAACGCATGCGCGATATGATGCGGCAGACCGTGCGCATTGCGTAGAACGTGCAGCACGAAGCGCACCATATTTCGGCCAGTAATCAGGAACTGATCAGTTGCGTGTCCATGCAGTCCACGGCGGTGGTGCAGACTTCGACCACTATCGATCAACTAGCCGCGACCGTGCGTATCAATTCCAAGAACGCGGGATCGGCGCGGCGCATGGTCGAAGACTCGGCCACGGTGGCGCGGTGCGGTGCAGATGGCATTGCCGAGGTTATCAACGCCACTGTAGGTATCGGTGTGCAAGCAAGCGATCAGGCACAGATGGTCGATGATCTGGAGCGTTTTGCACGCATCTTGGAGGCCGAGCCTTATTGAGGCAGCTACGCAAAAGCTTGCAGCGATAGCGGCGCCACTCACCCACAGGTCCGCGTAAAACAAAGCCCACCGAAGCGGGCTTGTCTGTTTCAACGAGTGGCTGGCGTGCTGCAGCACGCGAACATGTCGCAACCCGTTACAAGACCCACGTCCGCTGCTTACTTGGGCAGATCGAACACCAGCACTTCCGCATCGCGTGCATCGGCCAGCACGATCTCCGGCTCGCCGGTGACCTGCAGCGCATCACCGGCCGACAGCACTTGGCCGTTGACGCTCAGGCTGCCGCGTGCCACCTGCACGTAGCCGATGCGGCCTTCAGCCAGTGGCTGCTGCAGGCGCACGCCGCCGTCGAGGATCGAGGCATACAGGCGCGCGTCCTGGTGCAGGCGTAGCGAGCCGTCCTCGCCATGGGGCGAGGCGATCAGGCGCAACTGGTTGCGCTTGCTGTCTGCGTCGAAGTGTTTCTCTTCGTAGCTCGGTTCGATACCGTTGCGCTTGGGCACCACCCAGATCTGTAGAAAATGCACCGGCTCGCTGGACGAGTGATTGAACTCGCTGTGGTTGACGCCGCTGCCGGCGCTCATCCGCTGCACATCGCCGTAATGCAGCACCGAACCGGTGCCCATGCTGTCCTTGTGCTCCAGCGCGCCGCCCAAGACGTAGGAAATGATCTCCATGTCGCGGTGTGCGTGGGTGCCGAAGCCTTCGCCCGGCTGCACCTTGTCTTCGTTGATCACCCGCAGCGGGCCGATGCCCATATGGTGCGGATCGCGATAGCTGGCGAAGGAAAAGGTATGGTGCGAGGACAGCCAGCCATGCTCGGCGCGGCCACGTGTTTCACTCTTGCGGACTTTCAACATGGCGCTTCTCCTTGAAAGATTCGAATGACGCCGGAGGCGTGAATTGGTGTCCCAGCGGATTGATACGTAGTTTCGGCCTCCGCGCCGGGGAGAAAAAGCGAGTAGATTTGGTCGGTATCATCGAAAAAATCGAACAATGAAAATCAGCTTGGAAGCCTTGCAAATCCTGGATGCGATCGACCGTCGCGGGTCGTTTACAGCCGCGGCCAAGGTGTTGTTTAAGGTGCCGTCAACGATTTCCTACATGGTGTCCAAGCTGGAGGACGATCTGGGGGTGCAGCTGTTCGAGCGAGTGGGGCCAAAGGCAACGCCGACTCAGGCCGGGTGCGAGCTGTTGCGCGAAGGGCGTCATCTGTTGCGTGCCGCGCAGGAGCTGGAAGTGCGGGTACGACGGGTGGCGTCGGGCTGGGAATCGGACTTTGCGATTGGGCTGGATGCGATCCTGCCGGTCGCCTTGCTGCAGGCGCAGATCCTGGACTTCTACACGGTGGCCGACAGCACACGCTTGCGTGTGTTGAGCGAGTCGCTATCGGGCAATTGGGAGGCGTTGCTGGACCGTCGCGTGGACCTGATCGTTGCGGCGGGGGAGGGGCCAAGTGGCGGCGGGTATGTCGCTGAGCTGATCGGTATGCTGCGCTTCGTGTTCGCAGTGGCGTCCACGCATCCGCTGGCGGGCGCCGGCACGTTGGGTGCAGCCGAGCTGGCCGAGCACCGCGCGATCGCAGTGGCGGATTCTGGGCGGCGTCTGCTGCCACGCACCGTCGGCTTGTTGCCCGGCCGCGATGTGCTCACCGTTCCGGACATGCAGACCAAGCTGCTGCTGCAACTTGCCGGTGCCGGCTACGGCTTCCTGCCCGAGCCATATGCGCGCGGCGCGTTGCAGGATGGCCGGCTGCGTGAAGTGCAGGTGGAAACCCACAAACCCGACGAAACCTTTTATCTGGCGTGGCGACCGGGCGAGGAAGGCGAAGCGTTGGGATGGTGGCGTCGCGCATTGCGCAGCGAAGGCCTGTTCCACGGCTGGTTGCAGTCGCTTGCCGAAACGTATCGTTCCGTCGCCCACAGGCAGTTGCACGTGTGACGAATGGCGGATAAGGGTCGCTCGCCGTCGCGCAGGGGCGTCGCATGCAAGGCTTGATCTAACTACTGTACGGATTGGCGCTGTTGCTCGCCAAGGTGCAGTCGTTGTGCTGGTTGTCGATGTCGCGCGATACCTGCGTGAAAAAGACCGAGCGTTTCCTTTCGCGCTGTGGCTTGCGGGTGTTGGCGGTGGCCAAGTTCTACCCAGGTTGTCGATGGTGCCGATGGCCGGCGCACTGTGGTGCTGGCGGCGATGTTGGCCGGCTACGTCGATTAGCGTTGGCGGCGGTGTCACAGCCTGCTGCAATCGCTGGAGCACGCGCGCATCGTAGTGGCCGAGTTGGTTTCGTTGCGCGATGGCGACAAAAGCCTGTGGCTCACTGTGCGCCGGGCTATCGGGAGACGAGCATCAGTTGGCCCAGATCCTGGCCGGCGTGCCGCGCGATCGCAGCGTGGTGATCTATTGCGCGTGTTCGTACGAAGTATCCGCGGCGTGGTCGGCGAGGCGGATGCTCTCGGCGCGACAGCTTGATCGCACCATCAAGTGACAGGCAAAAAAAAAAGACCAGTAAGCTGGTCGTTTTCTTCAAGATTGGTGCGCCCGGAGAGATTCGAACTCCCGACCGCCTGGTTCGTAGCCAGGTACTCTATCCAACTGAGCTACGGGCGCATATCTTGTTTTGGCTTGCAGATTTGACGCGAAAGGATCGAACCTTTCTCACTAAAAAGACAGCGATTTACAGCTGTCTTTTTCATATTCTGAAGATGGTGCGCCCGGAGAGATTCGAACTCCCGACCGCCTGGTTCGTAGCCAGGTACTCTATCCAACTGAGCTACGGGCGCTTCGTCAGCAGCGGAATTATGCGGATGCCTTTCGTACTCGTCAATCCCTTTATGAAATTCGATCGCCGTCGACCTCATCGGCAAGACCGCGCCGCTCCCCGAACGCCGGCAGACGCAGCAGCGTGGCGATCAGCCGCGCCAGCGCGCAGCGGATCACTTGCCACCTGTGTCCGTCGGCGGCGCTCACGGCGAGCGTGCTGTTTCCGCTCATGTGCTGGGTGCGGCACCGAAATGGTCGAGCACCAGCACGTCGCTATGACCGGGCGACTGGCCGAGGCGGATGGCGCGCGCAACATAGTCGATCGCCGCTTCGCAGGCATTGAGCAACGACAAGCCCTGGCAAAGCTGCGCAGCGATTGCCGCCGACAGGCTGCAGCCGGTGCCGTGTGCATCGACCTGCAGACGAGGATGCATGAACACGTTCTGGGTGCCGCCGTCGTCGAAGCGGTCGATCACACGCGCGCCTTCGTGCAGATGGCCGCCCTTGAGCAGCACGGCATTGGCGCCAAGTTCGAGCAAGGCGGCGGTGGCGTGCTCGGCGGCGTCGGCATCGTCGATATGGCGACCGGTCAACAGCTCGGCTTCAGGCGTGTTGGGCGTGATCAGGGTGGCCAGCGGCAGCAGGCGCGTGCGCAGCGCATCCAGTGCGGCGTCTTCGAGCAAGCGCGCGCCGCTGGTGGATACCATCACCGGGTCGAGCACCACGAACGGCGGGCGATGTTTTTCGAGCAGGTCGGCCACGCAATGGATGACCTCGGGGTTGGCGAGCATGCCGAGCTTGACGGCCTGGATCCGGAAATCGGCAAAGCAAGCATCGATCTGCGCCTGCAAAAACGCGATCGGTGGGATATGCACGGCAGTGACTGCGCGGGTGTTTTGCGCGGTCAAGGCGGCGATCGCCGATAGGCCGTGCACGCGATGTGCGGCGAAGGTCTTGAGATCGGCTTGAATGCCGGCACCACCGCCGGAATCGGAGCCGGCGATGGTCATGGCGGACAGTGTGCTGGGCGTGGTCATGCGCCGATTCTGCACTGCTGCGGTTGCGGCTGTGCAGAGTGTTTGCGTGCGCGATGCCGGCACCTACGTCGTCACGGCGTTCCGTTCACCGCAATGTGGGAAAACGCACCGG is part of the Xanthomonas fragariae genome and encodes:
- a CDS encoding LysR family transcriptional regulator, with the protein product MKISLEALQILDAIDRRGSFTAAAKVLFKVPSTISYMVSKLEDDLGVQLFERVGPKATPTQAGCELLREGRHLLRAAQELEVRVRRVASGWESDFAIGLDAILPVALLQAQILDFYTVADSTRLRVLSESLSGNWEALLDRRVDLIVAAGEGPSGGGYVAELIGMLRFVFAVASTHPLAGAGTLGAAELAEHRAIAVADSGRRLLPRTVGLLPGRDVLTVPDMQTKLLLQLAGAGYGFLPEPYARGALQDGRLREVQVETHKPDETFYLAWRPGEEGEALGWWRRALRSEGLFHGWLQSLAETYRSVAHRQLHV
- a CDS encoding pirin family protein is translated as MLKVRKSETRGRAEHGWLSSHHTFSFASYRDPHHMGIGPLRVINEDKVQPGEGFGTHAHRDMEIISYVLGGALEHKDSMGTGSVLHYGDVQRMSAGSGVNHSEFNHSSSEPVHFLQIWVVPKRNGIEPSYEEKHFDADSKRNQLRLIASPHGEDGSLRLHQDARLYASILDGGVRLQQPLAEGRIGYVQVARGSLSVNGQVLSAGDALQVTGEPEIVLADARDAEVLVFDLPK
- the thiD gene encoding bifunctional hydroxymethylpyrimidine kinase/phosphomethylpyrimidine kinase, with translation MTTPSTLSAMTIAGSDSGGGAGIQADLKTFAAHRVHGLSAIAALTAQNTRAVTAVHIPPIAFLQAQIDACFADFRIQAVKLGMLANPEVIHCVADLLEKHRPPFVVLDPVMVSTSGARLLEDAALDALRTRLLPLATLITPNTPEAELLTGRHIDDADAAEHATAALLELGANAVLLKGGHLHEGARVIDRFDDGGTQNVFMHPRLQVDAHGTGCSLSAAIAAQLCQGLSLLNACEAAIDYVARAIRLGQSPGHSDVLVLDHFGAAPST